One stretch of Gopherus flavomarginatus isolate rGopFla2 chromosome 2, rGopFla2.mat.asm, whole genome shotgun sequence DNA includes these proteins:
- the LOC127045626 gene encoding nuclear transport factor 2-like, whose product MAERPMWEQVGTSFVHLYYQRFDSSRVELSALYTDASCLSWEGQQFQGKTAIMEKLMSLPFQKIQHSITSQDHQPAPDNCILSMVVGQLKVDNDPVMGFHQLFVLKNISDNWVCTNDIFRLALYNFA is encoded by the exons ATGGCAGAGAGACCTATGTGGGAGCAAGTTGGAACAAGTTTTGTGCATCTCTATTACCAGCGTTTTGATTCTAGTAGAGTAGAGCTAAGTGCTCTCTAT ACAGATGCTTCTTGCTTGTCCTGGGAAGGACAGCAGTTCCAAGGAAAAACAGCCATCATGGAAAAGTTGATG AGCCTTCCATTCCAAAAAATCCAACACAGCATAACATCTCAAGATCACCAACCAGCACCTGATAACTGTATACTTAGTATGGTGGTTGGTCAGCTGAAG gtAGATAATGACCCAGTGATGGGGTTCCACCAGCTGTTTGTTCTTAAGAATATTAGTGACAATTGGGTTTGCACCAATGACATATTTAGACTGGCCCTGTACAACTTTGCTTGA